In Acidobacteriota bacterium, a single window of DNA contains:
- a CDS encoding glycosyltransferase family 1 protein, translated as MRVSTRALQATPELKTESLQGPGRAARLVTEPVEAALLTGGRDRHYAYGLAMALASRGARLDVVGGAGVDCEEMHTTPGLNFLDLRKSRRPGDGLLEKIAGLVAYYVRLVAYAWDARPEIFHILWNNQIDWFDRTLLMLYYKALGKQIVVTAHNVNEARRDRRDSLMNRLSLKMQYRMADHLFVHTEKMKDELVKEFGVARKAVTVIPYGINNAVPRMDLAPSEAKYRLGISGFEKTILFFGNMRPSKGIDDLLAAMEQLQAEDPHYRLIVAGQPIKGYDNSWQRTRRALRRLEDSGSVILRNEFIPDNDISLYFAAADVVALPYTDIFQSGVLFLAYSFGLPVVATDVGSLKDEIIEGRTGFLCRPRDPASLAGAIRKYFESDLFRELNGRRQEIRDYASARHSWTEVADITQGVYQKLAVKNSPGSRQSPPEA; from the coding sequence GAGCCCTGCAGGCCACGCCTGAGCTCAAAACAGAAAGCCTTCAAGGTCCCGGCCGGGCGGCACGGCTTGTAACGGAGCCGGTTGAGGCCGCTCTTCTCACTGGCGGCAGAGACAGGCACTACGCCTATGGCCTTGCCATGGCGCTTGCCTCCCGCGGGGCGCGCCTCGACGTGGTCGGCGGCGCCGGCGTGGACTGCGAAGAAATGCATACGACCCCGGGATTGAACTTTCTGGACCTGCGGAAAAGCCGGCGCCCCGGCGATGGCCTGCTGGAGAAAATCGCGGGGCTGGTGGCCTACTACGTCCGGCTGGTTGCCTACGCCTGGGACGCGAGGCCGGAAATATTTCATATTCTATGGAACAACCAGATTGATTGGTTCGACCGGACGCTTCTGATGCTGTATTACAAGGCGCTGGGAAAGCAGATTGTGGTGACGGCGCACAATGTGAACGAGGCCCGGAGGGACCGGCGTGATTCCCTGATGAATCGCCTGTCATTAAAGATGCAGTACCGCATGGCCGACCACCTTTTTGTCCATACCGAAAAAATGAAGGATGAACTCGTAAAGGAGTTCGGCGTTGCCCGAAAGGCTGTGACCGTCATTCCCTACGGAATCAACAACGCCGTGCCGCGCATGGACCTCGCGCCTTCCGAAGCAAAGTACCGGCTGGGCATCAGCGGCTTTGAGAAAACGATACTGTTCTTCGGCAATATGCGCCCCTCGAAAGGCATTGATGACCTGCTGGCCGCGATGGAACAGCTCCAGGCGGAGGACCCGCATTACCGGCTGATCGTGGCTGGCCAGCCCATCAAGGGATACGACAACTCCTGGCAGCGGACCCGCCGGGCGCTGCGGCGGCTCGAGGATAGCGGAAGCGTCATCCTGAGAAACGAATTCATTCCCGACAATGATATTTCTTTGTATTTTGCCGCGGCGGACGTTGTGGCGCTTCCTTATACCGACATCTTCCAGAGCGGCGTGCTTTTCCTGGCTTACAGCTTCGGACTTCCGGTGGTTGCGACCGACGTGGGATCACTGAAAGATGAAATCATCGAGGGCCGCACGGGCTTCCTTTGCAGGCCACGCGATCCCGCCAGCCTCGCTGGCGCCATCAGGAAATATTTTGAAAGCGACCTGTTCCGGGAACTGAATGGACGAAGGCAGGAAATCCGCGATTATGCCAGCGCGCGCCATTCCTGGACCGAGGTTGCGGACATCACTCAGGGCGTGTATCAGAAGCTTGCCGTGAAGAATTCGCCGGGAAGCCGGCAGTCGCCGCCTGAAGCCTAG
- a CDS encoding UDP-N-acetylglucosamine 2-epimerase (non-hydrolyzing): MRICHVVGARPNFMKAAPVIRALAAYPVEQTVVHTGQHYDFNMSEVFFRQLGMPAPDINLQVGSDTHAQQTAQIMSRFEPVVQQTKPDLVVVYGDVNSTVAAALVCSKLMVRTAHVEAGLRSFDRTMPEEINRLLTDQLCDLLFTPSEDGDRNLAREGVSSEKVFFVGNVMIDTLIHMLPQADASLPADLPRKYALVTLHRPSNVDELDWLAELLSSLEKASRELAFIFPVHPRTRQKMSDLGITPNGNGHIRFLEPLPYVEFLSLQKNAALVITDSGGIQEETTFLGVPCLTVRENTERPVTVSMGTNILVGKDARRLAREISLVLERPGKQGEIPPLWDGHAAERIANIVVHYGASKAEGATPELAGFHEESSWKETNRQGRPS; this comes from the coding sequence ATGCGCATCTGTCATGTTGTTGGAGCACGACCCAATTTTATGAAGGCCGCACCCGTCATCCGGGCGCTCGCGGCGTATCCAGTGGAGCAGACCGTTGTCCACACCGGGCAGCACTATGACTTCAACATGTCCGAGGTGTTCTTCCGGCAACTGGGCATGCCGGCGCCCGATATCAACCTTCAGGTGGGCTCCGATACGCACGCTCAGCAGACTGCCCAGATCATGTCGCGCTTTGAGCCCGTGGTGCAGCAGACAAAACCGGACCTGGTGGTTGTTTATGGCGACGTCAACTCGACCGTTGCGGCCGCTCTGGTCTGCTCAAAGCTGATGGTCAGGACCGCTCATGTGGAGGCCGGGTTGCGGTCATTTGATCGCACGATGCCGGAAGAGATCAATCGCCTGCTGACCGACCAGTTGTGCGACCTGCTCTTTACGCCCTCAGAAGACGGTGACCGGAACCTCGCCCGGGAAGGAGTCAGCTCCGAAAAAGTATTCTTTGTCGGCAACGTCATGATCGACACCCTGATCCATATGCTGCCTCAGGCGGATGCCTCACTGCCTGCCGATCTGCCCAGAAAATACGCCCTGGTCACTCTGCATCGTCCGTCCAACGTCGACGAGCTCGACTGGCTGGCTGAACTGCTTTCGAGTCTTGAGAAAGCCAGCCGCGAACTCGCGTTCATCTTCCCGGTGCATCCGCGCACGCGGCAGAAGATGTCTGACCTCGGCATCACGCCCAACGGGAATGGCCACATCCGGTTCCTGGAACCGTTGCCGTATGTCGAGTTTCTTTCGCTGCAGAAGAACGCGGCGCTGGTGATTACAGACTCGGGCGGCATTCAGGAAGAGACAACCTTCCTCGGAGTGCCCTGCCTGACCGTCAGAGAAAATACCGAGCGGCCAGTTACCGTCTCCATGGGGACCAACATCCTGGTGGGAAAAGACGCCAGGCGGCTGGCCAGGGAAATCAGCCTGGTGCTCGAACGGCCCGGAAAGCAGGGAGAAATTCCCCCGCTTTGGGACGGACATGCGGCGGAAAGGATTGCCAACATTGTCGTTCATTACGGCGCCAGCAAGGCGGAAGGTGCAACGCCGGAACTCGCGGGGTTTCATGAAGAAAGCTCCTGGAAAGAGACGAACCGGCAGGGCCGGCCTTCTTAG